CTGGATCACAATGCCTCGGGGCAGGTGCCTTTTTGTCCCATGGGAGGTGGCACCGACGGGGGCAACAGGAGAAAGGCGTTGAGCTGGGCTCTGGGGTTCATGGGGGAGTCTGCAACTTCCCCCTCCTTgactctgtcttcctctttccccaTTTTTTCCACTCTCTGCCATTTCTTATCCTTACATTGCACGGCTCAGGCACCTAAGAGtcactgaaagagaaaaaaaaataaagaacactGTCAGCTACATTCTTAATCCttggaggcagaaaaaaaggagcCAAGCAGTAAGTGAGTAAGGAGAGTGAGGGCATCTTTTCTTGCATTTATGCCTCATTTTCAGCAATTTATTTTCACCGGTGGAGAAACTGCTTGCTAGTGCCGGCTGTGTAAtaaggtgtgaatgtgaatgtagtTTAGCTATGAGAAGATGGCGAAATGTACATTAATCTGTGTATTGTAGCGTAGTGAACCTGCATCAGAACCAAGTAAGCACCTCTCCCGTAGCTGTCGCTCCACATTACTGAATGAATTTCCGAGGCATATAAAAATAGACATGATAGTCTTTCTTCCCCAAATGTTGCACAAACTAGGGCAGCTCTGGCTCAGATCTAATGTTACACTTTGGGGGTTGACTGGAGAAAAATAGCAAAGAGGCCTACATGAAATTCACGCAGTTTATACAGTGGTACAGTgtacttttaaaatgaaaatgcataatATAGGTAAAGATGCCACAAAATATGACCACATATACAAGAGGACAGAATTTTTGCAGTCTTTGGCAGCATCTTGAAGTGCACTGAATGACAAACATTAGTTGTAGTAGAAAATAGGCACTGCTATTCTTCACTCTCTTAAGTCATATTAAACATGCCGTCtctcacagaaaacaaaaatctccgGCTCTCATCCCCTAAGAGGCAACTGTCAGCCTTTAAACCCAAAGTCGCATCCCTCCAACACCATCTGATGGCTTCTTGAGCTGCTTAAAAAGTGCTTATGTAACCCTGAGATGAATAGTGAAAGTAGTTCAAAGATGCTTTCAGTCATTTCCCCCCATGTGGCCTTTGTGTGTCAGCAGcatgcgtgtttttttttcaccacctaCTCACTGTCAGAACAATAGTGGCATGAACCTGatggcacagaaacagagactcGGTGTATCGTCAGCGGTCACTCTGCCTATTGAAGACTGTGATGGAAAAGAGCAATTCTGCATCACTGGACAGAAGCCGGGAAACAGTGTAAAGGCGTAGTGGGAACCcttctctcgctgtctctctggGTCAAGTACCATGCTCTTTAATGTGAATTAAACCCTGCTTTTCACTGGTCAGATTTACGTAACTGTATTGCAGAATTGTGTGGCACAATTTCAACCAATTCCACAGCAGCTGGTGGATTCAAAATAATCCTCTCTCACCCAAAATGGACTGTGGGGAGATAaacctcacagacacacatgcaggcgGGTGGCATTAGACCTTCCTCATAGCTTTTTACGTAGTGGAAAGAGGAACCAGGCGCTGCAAGGTGCcagaatacacacatacacacatgggcATGCATAAACACGCACATACAAACGCGCGTGCGTGCACACTAGACAGGCTAAACTACTATTAGGCTAATAATGCCTTATCCCTGCTAGTTGTAGAACAGCAATATGACAGCATTGCCACTGTGTGGGCGAACAGTATTGCGAGGtcttgtttatttgatatttgatcCACACAGTTTGTGTATGGAAAACATGGAGAAAGATTTGTTAACTTATTGATTTGGTTGTTTCACTAAATGAGAGGGGATTTGCAGATTCAACTGCAGAAATCTCCATCTTCTCATGTCAATTAGTGTCGTATTGAGTCTCAAACATCTTATATTTCTTAAAACAAGGcacaaaaaaatctggcagtggcaatgccacttgtttccaattaaAATCAACTTGTTcccacaattttcttgaatcaagtgtcattttcttgacactagtgggctgatctggctcattctgccttgtttctacatatttatgcttgttcccagaaaaactcctcaaacaagtgaaactgtattgtttcactggcacattttttcaCCTGTTATAAGAggaacaagattttaacactcaatatgagactaagcaatttgttaagatggagattgttTGCAGCGTAACTTGTTGCCACAATGAACAGACACCGGGACATTTGCATTTACAAGGTGCCAAAAGTTGCATCAGCATTTGGGAGCCCTAAGCAGAATTTTAGCTGGGATCCAGGCTAAATCATGTCTAAATCAGATCAGTTTGTTGACCTTGGGCAGCAAGTGATGCTCTTTGTGTGCAAGCCATCTTGTTGTAATTTGCTCGCCAAATGGTAGAGGGTTGACTGAAGCTAGTATCCTTTAGACGCAACTAACCAAAAATATGGAATGAGCATGTAATTTGATGTCtgatttttctttattcttattgTCGGCCCTATTCTCTGAGAACTTACATGTTTGTTCCATGTTTTTGGGAATCTAGTCAAAAGGGTACTCACCTCAGTCGACCCGGTTTTACATATTGGACCTTTAATTGGGTTAGTTATATTATGTGTGAGAGTCACTGGTTTAATTTCTTGCGACCAAAAGTTATCTTTTCAGAAATATATAATGGATTCCATACAAAATATCCCTATTATGTCACAGTGTGCTTGTGTGATCTCGCCTGACTCCCTTGATTCTGTCCTCTGGGTTTTGCTGTGACTGTACAGTCGTAATAATTTGGCAGGGACAAACCAAGAGGCCCCAGAAAGCTTTATGCAAGAATAAGCAAAGAAAGGCAGAAGAATAGGAAATGTGAATGTGACAAAATATCTGAGCAACCTCCTCACTGATATTTGCATGTATAAGGAGTTTTTTTGGGGACCAAATTAGAAGCAGGTTTCTACCTGAGGGGCCAACCAGCCATTTGGGATCCCTCTGCTATAAAGATGTGATGCTCATGGATAAAGCCGCCCCTCTAAAACATGCACAAGAGAGCTTAGAACTGTTCCATAAGGCTTCGTGTGAAATGCAGTGTGATCATGTGAAGCCTGTAGCTGCAGCACGAAACGCAGCACGTGTCTGCTCTGAGGGAATGATCATTCCTATATGTGCCTGTCATCAACGCTGTGCCTGTTAATGTGTGGgcatgcgtgtctgtgtgtgtctgtaggtgtGTTATtagtatgcgtgtgtgtttatgtgtcacCCCCTGATCAGACATGGGCAGTGACAATCTCAGATTAACATTAATGCAGGGTTTTACTGTGAAATCTAACAAATCACACAGCCGGATTATAGGCTAAACCAACATTTGGTGGGTCTGGATGCAACCTATCTGATCTCAGTGACCCACTGTTGATTATTAACATCACAACCCTTACACATTCTTACACAACTCGTGTCTCAGTCTTTGTTTGGGCTCTTATTAAATCAAGCATAAGGTTGCACATCCATGGTTAACTCATGAAAAGAAAGGCACATGCTTGAGAATAGGTTTTGAATAACAACTGTAATGAACATTTCTTGAAACATGATCAACTGTTGAGGTATAGTTGTTGTGATTTCACGTGAAAGCTGATAGTTTACCATGCATGGATAACTCTGCATCTCTCATGAATGCCAGTCCACTTAGGTCTGCAGTGCTATCACTTTCTGGAAGACTTACATCCTGAAGACAAGTCTGACTTCCCAGCATCAGTTGGGATTTAAAGAGACTATAGTGTTGCAGGATGCCACACCAGTGTCACTTATTACACTTTGCAGCccaaaaagaagaacattttcatataaaggTTCAGTCACATTTTGGATAAAATTGCTagttttgcagtgttgttgatTATGGGTAGCAAAATcccaaagaaataaaacaatcacaccaaaaaataaatgcagatgaAGTGTGTTTAGGCTATACGTACCCAGAAAAAAGTGATGCTTGAATGGATATGCCTCCAAACCCCCTGGTTGTTCACTCGGTGTTGCCTGCTGCTAATTTCCTCTCCATTTGTGTGCGCAGCAAGGAGTCTTGCTGCACAACAGTGAagcgctctctcacacacacacatcatctcgctctcacactctctctctctctctctctctctctccctcttgctctcactctctcacacacgcaggcacacacacacctccccttaACCCACTGCCTGCATCCAGATGTGTCATGCGCTGCCGAGCATCTCAACTCACCAAACTGATTATGAAAAGCATGGCCGCAGGGGTATAATCCAGATTAAGTGCGCTGCAGCCCcaacatgcgcgcacacacacacacacacacacacacacacacacacacacacagcatattgTTTTCAAGCCAGGTCAACATTAATTCACAAAAACTAACAccttgcaaagaaaaaaaactttcactcaTATTAAATagcactttctttctttttctttctttctttctttctttctttctttctttctttctttctttctttctttcctcagccatttaacctttatttaacaagGAAGGGTCCCTCTGAAATTAAGAAGCTCTTTTTCAATGGGGACccgacaaacacacaaataaaaagttgtTTCATGCAGCAAACACAATTTAAATATATCCATATTGTTTCCATTACCGCATGTGAAGGCACACTTAGGAGTTAAGAAACATTTAGGAGTTTGGTGATAGAATCATTTACATCTTGCAAATGCTGTCTGATGAATTTCagtgcatgttttattttggaaagaaagCCTTCAAACATtctgatgatgataaaaaagGGGATAAAACAATGTGCTTGCCTCTacaccctctccctcccctcgtCTCCTTCATCTTGGCCTACATACAAACACCCTGGAAGCCCTAGAAATGACAACATGAGGAACGGGGCAGAGCAGCACACAGGCTGCAGCTGGGGTGAGCTACAATAACCTCCATCCATCACTGACTCAGGCGGGTGCTCTTGAGCGGACTGGCTGgcttactgactgactggtgcTCAGCCTCTTTGGCCCACAGCCCCCAAAACCAAAGCCAGGCTCGGTCAAGAGAATCCACTTTGGAGGCATAAATGTGCAGTTAGGGGAAGTTTTGCACAAACTGACCTattactgtgtttttcctcttttcacaaTTTGCGCTGGATGAATGAGAAGGCACCTTGAGGCTGCAAGCGTTCATTATGTCATGTGGGCAAAGGCATTTAAGGTGAAAATCATTATAATAAAGCCGCAGGGAGATACATTTTCCCTGCCCcttctcatttttttgttgcaaaGTGAGATAACCAACACTCAAAAAAAGTGATCCCTACTTTCACTTAAAAGACTATCCCAAGTTTCTGTCAGATAAAATTATAGGACTTTGCAGACTGAATCATCTTTATTTTAGAGataatgaatgatgaaaaaTTCTCTCCAAAAACCCATATATAGCTTTGTGGAGTGCAggttcattttttcatattccAGAAATTGTTTCCTGATTGTCTCTAAACCATTTGTGATCACTGATTCTCAAACCCAACATTTAGAGCCACTGGGCCAGAAAACAGCATTTCTCTGTTAATATTATGCAATCatgttgtgtgtgagagaggcatTGCCTATAGCTTACATGTAGAGAATCTGTTGTTAAAACTGCCACAGTACATGCTAATCCTATACTGGATCTACTTTTTAGCTGCTACAACTCTGCAGCTGATCAGTGGTATCACTTCCACATCCTCAGAGATGTCTTGTTATTAACAAAGaagaacattttatttgaaatcatTTAGATCTGTTATATAACTAATTAATGTCAAGGTATGGGATACTGCCAGTTTTATACAGCCTGCTTATATAAAACAAAGCATAGCATTcctttttttcagacagcaaTTCTTCAAATTCTCATGAAATAATTCTCTTATCATGCCAGATCTCCTGAGACCTCTCTATTCCTTTGTATTGCATTAATAGCTGATTTACATAAGAATGCACTCCAGACAGCACATGCCTGAACTATATTTAGAAAGTGGATATGGAGGGCCTGCTGTTTAACATATTCATCTGGCATATGGTATTATGATAATTACTCAGCTATTACTATGGTACATaggattttgaaatgaaatgcacattGGGGCCCGGGAGGGGTTACTGCCCCCACTAGCTCCACGTCATTTGCCccgtgcgcatgtgtgtttgtgtgtgtgtgtgtgtgtgtgtgcgacttTGAGTAACTGTGGGCACGTTTGCCACCCCCAtcctctctacacacacacacacacacacacacacacacacacacacacacacacacacacacagacacacatacctTGCCATCTGTTGACATGTGCAGCTGTTCAAAAATAGCCCTCCACCAGAAGCTTCTCGGAGTGACCAACAGATAGTCAAAGCAGGGCTCTTGAAGTCTGTCACTTTGAGTGTCTGTGCCTCTACCATGTGTTAAAATCACGTGTTTGCCACCGATTGTCACCTGCGAAGAAAACGCTGCAAGACTGTCACAGAGGACGCACTAAACTTTCAGCggatttgtttctctgtctgttgcttttaaaaatagctCTCAACCTTTCTTGTTAGAGCTTAGCATAGCTTGACAGGCCTTCTCTGTCATTTCCAGACTTGACTGACGTGCAGAAACTAGCAGCAactcaacagtttttttttttttttttaagaaatggaGCCCTTTTCTGATCAATTTATGGAATTCCACCCTGTCCATGGAACCAACGTCAGGTTGGACCACTCACAAACCCAAGCCACCAGGGTAGAGAGCTTTGCCAACGGGGTATGTTTCAGCAAACACCCGTTACACCCTGGAGAGATTTTCCTGATAGAAATTGAAGACAAGGAGCTGGGATGGTGTGGGCACCTCCGGATTGGCCTGACCGCCAGGGACCCCAGGACCCTGGAAGTAGTACCTGAATATTCCCTGCCAGACCTAATGGACTTGGGCGACAGCTGGATCTTCGCCATAACCCGTAACCACAACAAGATCATAGAGGAACTGGAGGCTGCAGCCGGGGGTGAAAGGGCTGGAGAGGAAGTGCTGGCTGGAGGGAGGAGGCTAGGGCGTggggaggatgatgaggatgaacaCAACCAAAGCAAAACCAAGACCTTCTTCACAGACTCACACCTGTACATTGAGAACGTTCGGATCCCCAGAGACAAGCTGGTGGGTCGGAGCCGGCCTGGACGCTTCAGCCATATTTTGGACGACTTGTACAAGACCAACACCCTGCCGCCTACTGCCAGACGCAGCCGGATAGGAGTGCTGTATGTGCCTAAAGGGCAAGGCTTGGCTGACATGCACATCGTCATCAACGGGGAAGACATGGGAGCTTCTGCAAGGGGGATTCCCACCATCCAGCCCCTGTATGCTGTGGTGGACGTCTTTGCTGCTACTAAATGTGTTCGAATTGTCCAGGTGGAGTATGGATGTGAGTGTCCAAATGTCAGAGCACACAAATTCTTTTGTcaacaaggaaggaaggaagtagAAGTACACAGAACCCCCAAGGGTCACATAGTTGAAAACATCACCCTTGTGCAAATCTGTACCTTCAGTTTACAAATTTGTCCACACAGATTCATAAACCATACCCTCAAATTATGAATCTGTACCCTCCGATTTGTAAATTGTACCCCCAGATAATGAATCTGTACCCTCAGATTTTTAAAACCATCCAATCTATACCATTAGATTGCCATCTGCATCCTTGGATTCTGCACTCTTGGTTTCACAATCTATGAACTCAAACCCTTTTCCAGCAAAGTAAAGGGTAATTGGATATGCTGGTGCAATCCAAAGTGGGTTCAAAAAGGGTGATATAGCATCAGACAGGTAAATCCAGTTTATCTAGATTTAAGGATGTACTTAATGTCAGTGTTATATAACATCATCTGTGCCGTGTATTGTTTAGTGCATGTATATTCTGATTTTCATTCTCCAACATTAATCTGACAGTACAGATTTGTAAATCTGAGGGGACGCATACGTAATCCGAGGGTATGgttcatgaatgaatgaataaactgaGAGGACAGATTccacatgtatttgttttttatacCATGTGACGGAGTTTAGCTTTTTCATGCAGCactttcttcattttctgtctccAACACTCTAACCTGTGTCTGTTTCTACGTCAATCTGtactctctctgtttgtctctgtcttgctcttcttctctccctccagtcTCCTCCTTGCAAACGTTGTGTAGGAAGGCCATTCAGAAGCACATAGTCCACAGGATGGCCATCGACTGGTTGGAGCTGCCAGAGACACTCAAACACTACTGCAAATATGAATGATGGCTGGACCTTCGATGGACAGAAATAAGATCCATCCTGAACTCTTACCCCATTTCcctaacattatttatttatgtcggCAGTggaatgttgtgtttgtgacttgattgtaaaatgacatttgcaATACATTAGgacttgtttacattttttttttttttttgcagtgccaTGTATTATTAACAACAACCTCCAGCACTGATAAACCTGACAGCATTTGTCGGAGATGACATCTAGAAACTAAAATAACTTCAGCGCGGccattctgtctctgtccctctgcttCTATCTTCTCTCCTCACGTTGTGATAGAAATAACTCTGACATAATTCATCATCACTAACTCAGTTTCACTCAGCTTTAAATGAGTTTTTACCCATTTATCAACTTAAGTGAAGAGAACATAGACACTAAATGCTTACCTGTTCCCCCAGTGGCTGATTTattccatgctaacactttaacACTATGCTGAATGATAGTGAGGCCATGACATTATctcaaaaacaaggaaataaaaattaCTAGCTGCTCCAAAGACAAATGGCAACTAATCTATATGAAATAATGTCTGCCAGTTTTGTGAGAGACCTTGTTTAATTTACATGAAGTATAATGTAAGGGATAATAGAGAGCGAGATGGTAATGACAACAAAGAAAGCTGAGAGGAAAAATTGTGATTTCAACTCATTTTAGTACAATCTAAggtaatatataaaaatgtgtgtactCTCTTAGCTACCATGGGCTGCTCTGCTCACCTGAAAttcttgttgaaaaaaaaaaaaaaaaaatccatgtcaTGCTAATATGGATTAAAGCAGTgagcatcatttcattttagaaTGTGTGAAGAGAAAG
This genomic interval from Myripristis murdjan chromosome 19, fMyrMur1.1, whole genome shotgun sequence contains the following:
- the neurl2 gene encoding neuralized-like protein 2 encodes the protein MEPFSDQFMEFHPVHGTNVRLDHSQTQATRVESFANGVCFSKHPLHPGEIFLIEIEDKELGWCGHLRIGLTARDPRTLEVVPEYSLPDLMDLGDSWIFAITRNHNKIIEELEAAAGGERAGEEVLAGGRRLGRGEDDEDEHNQSKTKTFFTDSHLYIENVRIPRDKLVGRSRPGRFSHILDDLYKTNTLPPTARRSRIGVLYVPKGQGLADMHIVINGEDMGASARGIPTIQPLYAVVDVFAATKCVRIVQVEYGFSSLQTLCRKAIQKHIVHRMAIDWLELPETLKHYCKYE